A stretch of Castanea sativa cultivar Marrone di Chiusa Pesio chromosome 2, ASM4071231v1 DNA encodes these proteins:
- the LOC142625047 gene encoding uncharacterized protein LOC142625047, protein MELPRLGNHRTVQELVDIIQAQDPMTVFLLETRSSREHMLWVQDRIQFDGCFTVPTDGRGGGLALLWKREIDVWVDSFLGYHIDSIIHGDLDLSWRLNGFYGELEGVMHEDEGAISALLVEYYSQLFTSSNLHDLDCILEGVQAVVTDEMRAELGKPYANEEVGEAIRQMAPLKAPGPDGKKGFMAMKLDMSKAYDRVEWSFLEQIFLKLGFQESWVDLIMECITTVSYSILVNGEPKGMITPLRGLRQGDPLSPYLFIFCAEGLNALLCGAASRGKIHGFSICRSGPKLTHLFFADDCLIFCGSTLEECHKIQELLGYYKVVSGQMINKDQRTLFFGKNTNELTQEAIKVALQVPAICHYEKYMGLPSFVGRNRTACCTQIKERIWARMQGWKEKLLSQASKEVMIKAVVQSIPVYSMSIFKLPVGLCKDIEAMIQKFWWGNDATKKIHWKVFSAKYLPKGNALDAPVHPKSSYTWKSILQAWEVIHKGAIWRIGNLEAINVWDHQWLLELGCSKIVSPRADSPVVWVGGIYVGEAEAEDVLIWPLSSSQCYSVQSAYRMLMEAENSTLSSSSSPMAANARFVWMSDSGFLFLTQKNCRSFMEILETLFSVGSGFRFSREFAMIAWCLWERRNRVRERQQTWQLHEVGDRAKALVQELWDIHYKESLISVRPSVVQWSPPSTECYKVNFDAAFLEGSNRVGIGVVCRDCEGHVLAALSQNLALVQSVEMVEALAARRAVEFARELSFFDVQIEGDCLRVI, encoded by the exons ATGGAACTGCCAAGGCTTGGGAACCATCGTACAGTTCAAGAGCTTGTTGATATTATACAAGCTCAAGATCCCATGACTGTGTTTTTATTAGAAACACGGTCATCTAGAGAACACATGTTATGGGTCCAGGATAGGATTCAGTTTGATGGTTGTTTTACAGTTCCAACGGATGGTAGAGGAGGGGGTTTGGCCCTTCTATGGAAAAGGGAGATTGATGTGTGGGTGGATAGTTTTTTGGGTTATCATATTGATTCCATTATACATGGTGATTTGGACCTTTCTTGGAGACTGAATGGATTTTATGGTGAACTTGAG GGAGTGATGCATGAGGATGAAGGGGCTATTTCGGCCCTCCTTGTGGAGTACTATTCTCAACTTTTCACCTCTTCTAATCTGCATGATTTAGATTGCATCTTGGAAGGAGTTCAAGCTGTGGTTACTGATGAGATGAGAGCAGAGCTGGGGAAACCTTATGCCAATGAGGAGGTTGGTGAAGCAATAAGGCAGATGGCACCACTTAAAGCTCCAGGCCCGGATG GGAAGAAAGGTTTTATGGCTATGAAGCTGGATATGAGTAAAGCCTATGATAGGGTGGAATGGTCTTTTCTTGAGCAAATCTTTCTCAAATTGGGATTCCAGGAGTCTTGGGTGGATTTGATAATGGAGTGCATTACTACTGTTTCGTATTCTATTCTAGTGAATGGTGAGCCAAAAGGAATGATCACACCATTGAGGGGTTTGAGGCAGGGGGAtcctctctctccttatttattcaTATTCTGTGCAGAGGGTTTAAATGCTCTGTTATGTGGTGCGGCTTCACGTGGAAAAATTCATGGTTTTTCTATTTGCAGGAGTGGACCTAAACTAACCCATTTATTTTTTGCCGATGATTGTCTGATCTTTTGCGGATCTACCTTGGAGGAATGCCATAAAATTCAGGAGTTACTTGGGTACTACAAGGTGGTATCAGGTCAAATGATCAATAAGGATCAAAGGACTCtcttttttggcaaaaatacaAATGAGCTGACTCAAGAGGCAATCAAAGTGGCATTACAGGTTCCAGCTATTTGTCACTATGAAAAATATATGGGGCTACCTTCTTTTGTTGGACGGAATAGGACGGCGTGCTGTACTcagattaaagaaagaatatggGCTCGAATGCAAGGTTGGAAGGAGAAGCTTTTATCACAGGCAAGCAAGGAAGTCATGATCAAAGCGGTGGTTCAATCTATTCCAGTTTATTCTATGAGTATTTTCAAATTACCTGTGGGCTTATGCAAGGATATTGAAGCAATGATTCAGAAGTTTTGGTGGGGCAATGATGCGACAAAGAAGATTCATTGG AAGGTGTTTAGTGCCAAATATCTTCCTAAAGGTAATGCTCTTGATGCACCTGTCCATCCGAAAAGTTCTTATACATGGAAAAGTATTTTGCAGGCTTGGGAGGTAATCCACAAGGGAGCAATTTGGAGGATTGGGAATTTGGAAGCGATTAATGTATGGGATCATCAATGGCTTCTTGAATTGGGTTGTAGTAAGATTGTGTCTCCCAGAGCTGATTCTCCTGTGGTTTGG GTGGGGGGTATATACGTCGGAGAGGCTGAGGCTGAGGATGTGTTGATTTGGCCGTTATCTTCATCTCAGTGTTATAGTGTGCAGAGTGCATATCGTATGCTTATGGAAGCTGAAAATTCTACTTTGTCAAGTTCTTCTTCTCCGATGGCCGCGAAT GCCCGATTTGTGTGGATGTCTGATTcgggctttcttttcttaacTCAGAAGAATTGCAGGTCTTTTATGGAGATTTTGGAGACTTTGTTCTCTGTTGGGTCGGGATTTCGGTTTTCTAGAGAGTTTGCCATGATTGCTTGGTGTTTGTGGGAGAGACGGAATAGAGTTAGGGAACGTCAACAGACCTGGCAGCTCCATGAGGTTGGCGATAGAGCTAAGGCTTTGGTTCAAGAGTTGTGGGATATCCATTATAAGGAGTCACTGATCAGTGTTCGCCCATCTGTAGTTCAGTGGTCACCTCCCTCAACTGAATGTTATAAAGTTAATTTTGATGCAGCGTTTTTGGAAGGTTCAAACCGAGTGGGGATAGGTGTTGTGTGCAGGGATTGTGAAGGCCATGTCTTGGCTGCCTTGAGTCAGAATTTGGCACTGGTTCAGTCGGTGGAGATGGTAGAGGCTTTGGCTGCTAGAAGGGCAGTTGAGTTTGCTAGGGAGTTGAGTTTTTTTGATGTACAAATTGAAGGTGATTGTCTTCGTGTCATCTAG
- the LOC142623913 gene encoding uncharacterized protein LOC142623913, with amino-acid sequence MASGTRRVALLSLLCLHVFVVSVVARNVVSVKNEEEKFLTIEKGGGFGGGGGFGGGGGAGGGFGGGAGGGFGKGGGIGGGIGKGGGVGGGAGGGFGKGGGIGGGAGGGFGKGGGIGGGIGKGGGVGGGAGGGFGKGGGVGGGAGGGFGKGGGIGGGIGKGGVIGGGIGKGGGVGGGAGGGFGKGGGIGKGGGIGGGAGGGFGKGGGIGGGHGGGIGGGHGGGVGGGAGGGFGKGGGIGGGHGGGIGGGAGGGFGKGGGIGGGHGGGVGGGIGGGHGGGVGGGAGGGFGKGGGVGGGGGFGKGGGIGGGIGKGGGFGGGIGGGSGGGVGGGAGGGGGFGGGAGGGVGGGGGFGGGAGGGGGFGGGGGGFGGGGSGGIGHH; translated from the coding sequence ATGGCAAGTGGCACTAGGAGAGTTGCTTTGTTATCTTTACTTTGTCTTCATGTTTTTGTAGTGAGTGTGGTTGCAAGGAATGTGGTGAGTGTGAAGAACGAGGAGGAAAAGTTTCTAACCATTGAGAAGGGAGGTGGGTTTGGTGGGGGAGGTGGATTCGGAGGTGGAGGTGGTGCTGGCGGTGGGTTTGGAGGTGGTGCTGGTGGTGGGTTCGGTAAGGGTGGCGGCATTGGTGGTGGAATTGGTAAGGGTGGTGGAGTAGGAGGTGGTGCTGGTGGTGGCTTTGGCAAGGGTGGTGGCATTGGAGGTGGTGCTGGTGGTGGCTTTGGCAAGGGGGGTGGCATTGGTGGTGGGATAGGTAAGGGTGGCGGTGTAGGAGGTGGTGCCGGTGGTGGCTTTGGCAAGGGCGGTGGAGTTGGAGGTGGTGCTGGTGGTGGCTTTGGTAAGGGTGGGGGAATAGGTGGTGGAATAGGAAAGGGTGGTGTTATTGGCGGTGGTATTGGAAAGGGAGGTGGAGTTGGTGGTGGTGCCGGTGGTGGATTTGGTAAAGGTGGAGGCATTGGCAAGGGTGGTGGTATTGGAGGAGGAGCTGGTGGTGGATTTGGAAAAGGTGGTGGGATTGGTGGTGGTCATGGTGGTGGAATTGGTGGCGGTCATGGTGGAGGTGTTGGAGGAGGAGCTGGTGGTGGATTTGGAAAAGGTGGTGGAATTGGTGGTGGTCATGGCGGAGGTATTGGAGGAGGAGCTGGTGGTGGATTTGGAAAAGGTGGTGGAATTGGTGGCGGTCATGGTGGGGGTGTTGGTGGTGGAATAGGTGGCGGTCATGGTGgaggtgttggtggtggtgctgGAGGAGGATTTGGCAAAGGTGGTGGAGTTGGAGGTGGGGGTGGTTTTGGAAAAGGTGGTGGCATTGGAGGAGGGATTGGTAAAGGTGGAGGATTTGGTGGCGGCATTGGAGGTGGATctggtggtggtgttggtggaGGAGCAGGTGGAGGTGGTGGATTTGGTGGAGGAGCTGGTGGAGGAGTAGGTGGAGGTGGTGGATTTGGTGGAGGAGCTGGGGGAGGTGGTggatttggtggtggtggcggcggcTTTGGTGGAGGAGGCAGTGGTGGGATTGGACACCACTAA